A genome region from Bacteroides stercoris ATCC 43183 includes the following:
- a CDS encoding dipeptidyl-peptidase 3 family protein produces the protein MKKQLISVMVAASLLTACGGAPKTTAEAEKFDYTVEQFADLQILRYRVPEFENLSLKQKELVYYLTEAALQGRDILFDQNGKYNLRIRRMLEAVYTGYTGDKTAADFKAMEVYLKRVWFSNGIHHHYGCEKFVPGFTPEFFKQALLSVDAATLPLAEGQTVEQLYEEVAPVIFDPKVMPKRVNQAAGEDLVLTSACNYYDGVTQQEAEAFYSAMKDPKDETPVSYGLNSRLVKENGKIQEKVWKVGGLYGAAIGKIVYWLKKAEGVAENPEQKAVIAKLIEFYETGDLKTFDDYAILWVKDLDSRIDFVNGFTESYGDPLGMKASWESLVNFKDLEATRRTEIISSNAQWFEDHSPVEKQFKKEKVKGVSAKVITAAILAGDLYPSTAIGINLPNANWIRSHHGSKSVTIGNITDAYNKAAHGNGFNEEFVYSNAELQLIDKYADTTDELHTDLHECLGHGSGKLLPGVDPDALKAYGSTIEEARADLFGLYYVADPKLVELGLTPSADAYKAQFYTYLMNGLMTQLVRIEPGNNVEEAHMRNRQLIARWVYEKGAADKVVELVKKDGKTYVVINDYEKVRELFGELLAEIQRIKSTGDYDAARELVESYAVKVDPELHAEVLERYKKLNLAPYKGFVNPKYEAVTDADGNITDVKVTYDEGYAEQMLRYSKDYSALPSVND, from the coding sequence ATGAAAAAACAACTGATTTCCGTAATGGTTGCCGCGTCCTTGCTGACAGCTTGCGGCGGAGCACCGAAAACTACTGCCGAGGCAGAAAAATTTGATTATACAGTGGAACAATTTGCAGACTTACAGATTTTACGCTATCGCGTACCGGAGTTTGAGAACTTGTCTCTCAAACAGAAAGAATTAGTTTATTACCTCACGGAAGCCGCTTTGCAGGGACGTGACATCCTGTTCGACCAGAACGGGAAATACAACCTCAGAATCCGCCGGATGCTGGAAGCCGTCTATACGGGCTATACCGGCGACAAGACTGCGGCAGACTTCAAGGCTATGGAAGTGTACCTGAAACGGGTATGGTTCTCCAACGGCATTCATCATCATTACGGCTGCGAGAAGTTCGTACCGGGCTTTACTCCCGAATTCTTCAAGCAAGCCCTTTTAAGCGTGGACGCCGCTACACTGCCGCTTGCAGAAGGGCAGACGGTGGAGCAGCTTTATGAAGAGGTGGCTCCCGTTATCTTCGACCCCAAAGTGATGCCGAAGCGTGTGAACCAGGCTGCCGGTGAGGATTTGGTGCTGACCTCGGCATGTAATTATTATGACGGGGTGACGCAGCAGGAAGCCGAAGCCTTTTACAGCGCCATGAAGGACCCTAAGGATGAAACGCCGGTTTCTTACGGATTGAACAGCCGCCTGGTGAAAGAGAACGGCAAGATTCAGGAGAAAGTGTGGAAAGTGGGGGGCTTGTACGGCGCGGCTATCGGGAAGATTGTGTATTGGCTGAAGAAAGCGGAAGGCGTGGCCGAGAACCCTGAACAGAAAGCGGTTATAGCCAAGCTGATAGAGTTTTATGAAACAGGTGACTTGAAGACCTTTGATGATTATGCCATTCTGTGGGTGAAGGATTTGGATTCCCGCATCGACTTCGTAAACGGATTCACCGAAAGCTACGGCGACCCGTTGGGCATGAAGGCAAGCTGGGAATCTTTGGTGAACTTCAAGGATTTGGAAGCTACCCGCCGCACGGAGATTATCAGCAGCAATGCGCAATGGTTTGAAGACCACTCTCCGGTGGAAAAGCAGTTCAAGAAAGAGAAGGTGAAAGGTGTTTCAGCCAAGGTAATCACTGCCGCTATTCTGGCGGGCGACCTCTATCCTTCGACGGCTATCGGTATCAACCTGCCCAATGCCAACTGGATCCGCAGCCATCACGGCTCCAAATCCGTAACGATTGGCAATATAACGGATGCCTACAACAAGGCGGCTCATGGCAACGGCTTCAACGAAGAATTTGTATATAGCAATGCCGAACTGCAATTGATAGACAAATATGCCGATACGACCGATGAACTGCATACCGACCTGCATGAGTGTCTGGGACATGGTTCCGGCAAACTGCTTCCGGGCGTAGACCCCGATGCGCTGAAGGCTTACGGCTCTACTATCGAAGAGGCGCGTGCCGACCTGTTCGGACTGTATTATGTGGCCGATCCGAAACTGGTGGAACTGGGGCTGACTCCGAGTGCGGATGCCTACAAGGCCCAATTCTATACCTATCTGATGAACGGTCTGATGACACAGCTTGTGCGTATCGAACCGGGAAACAACGTGGAAGAGGCACATATGCGCAACCGCCAGCTCATAGCCCGTTGGGTATATGAAAAGGGTGCTGCCGACAAAGTGGTGGAACTGGTGAAGAAGGACGGAAAGACTTATGTCGTAATCAATGATTATGAAAAGGTACGGGAACTGTTTGGCGAACTGCTTGCCGAAATACAGCGTATCAAGTCCACGGGCGACTATGACGCAGCCCGTGAACTGGTAGAGTCCTATGCCGTGAAAGTAGACCCGGAACTGCACGCGGAAGTATTGGAACGTTACAAGAAACTGAACCTGGCTCCGTATAAGGGCTTTGTCAACCCGAAGTATGAGGCTGTGACGGATGCGGACGGCAACATAACCGATGTGAAGGTAACTTATGATGAAGGGTATGCCGAACAGATGCTGCGTTATAGCAAGGATTACTCGGCATTGCCTTCAGTGAACGATTGA
- a CDS encoding helix-turn-helix domain-containing protein yields MSDLEKNAQEEATKKHPYNLREKKEKKAAYSSLIRPELADELYDRILNIIVVQKKYRDPNYSAKDLAKELQTNTRYLSAVVNSRFGMNYSCLLNEYRVKDALHLLTDKRYADKNVEEISTMVGFANRQSFYAAFYKNVGETPNGYRKKNAVKGK; encoded by the coding sequence ATGAGTGATTTAGAAAAGAATGCACAGGAGGAGGCTACAAAGAAGCATCCCTATAACCTGCGCGAAAAGAAAGAAAAGAAGGCTGCCTACAGTTCCTTGATACGGCCGGAACTGGCAGACGAGCTGTACGACAGGATACTGAATATCATTGTCGTGCAGAAGAAGTACAGAGACCCCAATTACTCTGCTAAGGATTTGGCGAAAGAACTGCAGACCAATACCCGTTATTTGTCGGCAGTGGTGAACTCCCGTTTCGGCATGAATTATTCTTGTTTGTTGAATGAGTACAGAGTGAAAGACGCTTTGCATTTATTGACAGATAAGAGATATGCTGACAAGAATGTTGAGGAAATCAGCACGATGGTAGGCTTTGCCAATCGTCAGTCTTTTTATGCTGCATTTTATAAAAATGTAGGAGAAACTCCTAACGGTTATCGTAAGAAAAATGCAGTGAAAGGTAAATAA
- the recQ gene encoding DNA helicase RecQ — MLQTLKTYFGYDSFRPLQEEIIRHILDGNDALVLMPTGGGKSICYQLPALLREGTAVVVSPLISLMKDQVEALCANGISAGALNSSNDETENAALRRACMEGRLKLLYISPEKLLAEANYLLRDMHISLFAIDEAHCISQWGHDFRPEYAQMGILHQQFPHVPIIALTATADKITREDIIRQLHLNHPRTFISSFDRPNLSLTVKRGYQQKEKSKTILDFIARHPGESGIIYCMSRSKTESVAQMLQKHGIRTAVYHAGLSPSLRDEAQDDFINDRVQVVCATIAFGMGIDKSNVRWVIHYNLPKSIESFYQEIGRAGRDGLPSDTLLFYSLADLILLTKFATESGQQNINLEKLQRMQQYAESDICRRRILLSYFGEIADHDCGNCDVCKNPPERFDGTVIVQKALSAIVRTDQQIGTGVLVDILRGNMSPEVVGKGYQQLKTFAAGRDVPARDWHDYLLQMLQLGYFEIAYNENNHLKITSAGSDVLFGRATARLVVIRREETNETKRGRKRKATVPAQELPLGLPNTENEALFEALRKLRKRLADEEALPAYIVLSDKVLHLLSTSRPTNLEEFGNISGIGEHKKKKYGKEFINLIRKYSD; from the coding sequence ATGCTACAAACGCTTAAAACATACTTCGGATACGACAGTTTCCGTCCCCTTCAGGAAGAGATTATCCGTCACATTCTGGACGGAAACGACGCACTTGTGTTAATGCCCACCGGCGGTGGAAAATCAATATGCTACCAGCTTCCCGCCCTGCTGCGCGAAGGAACCGCGGTAGTCGTTTCACCGCTCATCTCGCTGATGAAGGACCAGGTAGAGGCATTATGCGCCAACGGCATCAGCGCCGGTGCGCTGAACAGCAGCAATGACGAAACGGAGAATGCCGCCCTGCGCCGTGCCTGCATGGAAGGCAGACTGAAACTGCTGTATATCTCGCCCGAAAAGCTGCTTGCAGAAGCCAATTATCTCCTGCGGGACATGCACATCTCGCTTTTCGCCATCGACGAAGCGCACTGCATCTCGCAATGGGGACATGACTTCCGGCCTGAATACGCACAGATGGGGATTCTGCACCAGCAGTTCCCGCACGTGCCCATCATCGCCCTGACCGCCACCGCCGACAAAATCACGCGCGAAGATATCATCAGGCAGCTTCACCTGAACCATCCCCGGACGTTCATCTCCTCGTTCGACCGTCCCAACCTGAGCCTCACCGTAAAACGGGGCTACCAGCAGAAGGAAAAATCCAAGACAATTCTTGACTTCATAGCCCGCCATCCCGGAGAAAGCGGCATCATCTATTGCATGAGCCGGAGCAAGACGGAATCCGTGGCGCAGATGCTCCAGAAGCATGGTATCCGCACCGCCGTCTACCATGCCGGACTCTCCCCCTCTCTCAGGGACGAAGCACAGGACGATTTCATCAACGACCGCGTACAGGTAGTGTGCGCCACCATTGCTTTCGGCATGGGTATAGACAAGAGTAACGTTCGTTGGGTTATTCATTATAATTTACCAAAGAGCATCGAGAGTTTCTACCAGGAGATAGGGCGTGCCGGCAGAGACGGACTGCCCAGTGACACGCTACTGTTCTACTCGCTTGCAGACCTGATTTTGCTTACCAAATTCGCTACCGAGAGCGGACAGCAGAATATCAACCTGGAGAAACTGCAACGCATGCAGCAATACGCCGAATCCGACATCTGCCGACGCCGCATATTGTTAAGTTATTTTGGAGAAATAGCAGACCATGACTGCGGCAATTGCGACGTCTGCAAGAACCCGCCCGAACGCTTTGACGGAACTGTCATCGTACAAAAGGCCCTGAGCGCCATTGTCCGCACAGACCAGCAAATCGGTACAGGCGTTTTAGTGGATATTCTCAGGGGAAACATGTCGCCCGAAGTCGTAGGCAAAGGCTATCAGCAACTGAAAACCTTTGCCGCCGGACGTGATGTTCCCGCCCGCGACTGGCATGATTATTTATTACAAATGCTGCAACTCGGATACTTCGAGATTGCCTACAACGAAAACAATCATCTGAAAATAACTTCCGCAGGAAGCGATGTCCTCTTCGGCAGAGCCACCGCCCGATTGGTAGTGATACGCCGGGAAGAAACAAACGAAACCAAACGTGGCAGAAAACGCAAAGCAACCGTCCCCGCCCAAGAGCTACCCTTAGGACTTCCCAATACAGAGAACGAAGCCCTCTTTGAAGCATTACGCAAATTAAGAAAACGTCTTGCCGATGAAGAGGCCCTGCCTGCCTATATCGTCTTGTCCGACAAGGTTCTCCACTTGCTCAGCACCTCACGCCCCACCAACCTCGAAGAGTTCGGCAACATCAGCGGCATCGGAGAACACAAAAAAAAGAAATACGGCAAAGAATTTATCAACCTAATACGAAAATATAGTGATTAG
- a CDS encoding tetratricopeptide repeat protein: MKKLIFLAVCLLASGMPAFGQTYQELCDRAVTYTEQDSLPQAETYIRRALKLEPANPHNALLFSNLGTIQRRQRKYEKALESYNFALNIAPRAVPILLNRATIYMELGRNNLAQADYSLVLDLEKDNEEALLMRAYIYMQQRDYKMAKADYERLLKVNPTSYNGRLGLATLEQREGKYEEALRLLNTMIAAKGENRQLSPSQYAMLYVARAGVEKDLHHTDMALVDLEEAISLDSSQPEIYLMRGEIYLAQKKKELAKRDFEKAISLGVPQSDLRNFLQQTGK, encoded by the coding sequence ATGAAGAAACTGATTTTTCTCGCAGTATGTTTATTGGCAAGCGGTATGCCTGCATTCGGGCAAACCTATCAGGAACTTTGCGACCGTGCCGTAACTTATACGGAGCAGGATAGTCTGCCGCAGGCGGAAACGTACATCCGCAGAGCCTTGAAGCTGGAGCCTGCGAATCCTCATAACGCCCTTCTGTTCTCCAACCTCGGTACGATACAACGCCGCCAGCGGAAGTACGAAAAGGCTTTGGAGTCCTATAACTTCGCCCTGAATATCGCCCCGCGGGCAGTGCCTATCTTGCTGAACCGTGCGACCATTTATATGGAACTGGGGCGTAACAACCTGGCACAAGCCGATTATTCGCTGGTGCTGGATTTGGAGAAAGACAATGAAGAAGCCCTGCTGATGCGCGCTTATATCTATATGCAACAACGTGACTATAAAATGGCAAAGGCGGATTACGAACGCTTGTTGAAAGTGAATCCCACCAGCTACAACGGCCGTCTCGGCTTGGCTACTTTAGAGCAGAGAGAGGGAAAATACGAAGAAGCACTGAGGCTATTGAACACTATGATTGCCGCCAAAGGAGAGAACCGGCAGTTGTCTCCTTCCCAATATGCCATGCTTTATGTGGCTCGTGCCGGAGTAGAAAAAGACTTGCACCATACAGATATGGCATTGGTAGACCTGGAAGAGGCGATAAGCCTGGATAGCTCGCAGCCTGAAATATACCTGATGCGCGGCGAAATCTACCTCGCCCAAAAAAAGAAAGAACTTGCCAAACGCGATTTCGAGAAAGCCATATCGTTAGGAGTACCGCAATCTGATTTACGCAACTTCTTACAACAAACGGGGAAATAG
- the cysK gene encoding cysteine synthase A, with product MAKIANNLTELIGGTPLMKLAGYSRKYGLQREVVAKLESFNPAGSVKDRVGLAMIEDAEARGALKPGATIIEPTSGNTGVGLAMVATIKGYHLILTMPETMSIERRNLLKALGAEIVLTDGLAGMAGSIAKAQELRDKIPGAVILQQFENPSNARIHELTTGEEIWTDTDGQVDVFVAGVGTGGTICGVARALKRHNPNVYIVAVEPASSPVLEGGEDAPHRIQGIGANFIPALYDASVVDEVIPVPDDEAIRAGRELASTEGLLAGISSGAAVYAARLLAVRPEFADKTVVALLPDTGERYLSTELFAFDTYPLD from the coding sequence ATGGCGAAAATAGCGAATAACTTGACGGAACTTATCGGCGGTACGCCGCTGATGAAACTGGCGGGGTACAGCCGGAAGTACGGATTGCAACGGGAGGTGGTTGCCAAACTGGAGTCCTTTAATCCCGCAGGCAGCGTAAAAGACCGCGTAGGGCTGGCGATGATTGAGGATGCCGAAGCGCGAGGAGCGTTGAAGCCCGGCGCCACCATTATAGAGCCTACCAGCGGCAATACGGGAGTAGGGCTGGCAATGGTGGCGACCATTAAAGGCTATCATCTGATACTGACCATGCCCGAAACCATGAGCATCGAACGCCGCAACCTGCTGAAAGCCCTCGGAGCGGAAATCGTGCTGACAGACGGACTGGCAGGCATGGCTGGTTCTATTGCCAAGGCGCAGGAACTGAGGGACAAGATACCCGGTGCCGTGATTCTGCAACAGTTCGAGAACCCTTCCAACGCCCGGATACACGAACTTACTACGGGCGAGGAAATCTGGACGGATACGGACGGACAAGTGGACGTGTTTGTAGCGGGAGTAGGTACGGGCGGCACGATTTGCGGTGTGGCGCGCGCCTTGAAAAGGCATAATCCGAATGTCTACATTGTGGCCGTAGAACCTGCATCATCTCCCGTGCTTGAGGGGGGCGAGGACGCTCCTCACCGCATACAGGGCATCGGGGCAAACTTTATTCCGGCCCTTTACGATGCTTCGGTAGTGGACGAGGTGATTCCCGTGCCGGATGATGAAGCCATTCGCGCCGGACGCGAACTGGCATCTACCGAGGGATTGCTGGCGGGAATATCTTCCGGAGCGGCTGTCTATGCGGCACGTCTGCTGGCGGTGCGTCCCGAATTTGCCGACAAAACGGTGGTGGCCTTGCTGCCTGATACGGGAGAGAGGTATCTCTCTACGGAGTTGTTTGCTTTTGACACCTATCCTTTGGATTAA
- the leuB gene encoding 3-isopropylmalate dehydrogenase, whose product MDFKIAVLAGDGIGPEISAVGVDVMTAVCEKFGHKVSYEYAVCGADAIDKVGDPFPEATYQACKNADAVLFSAVGDPKFDNDPTAKVRPEQGLLAMRKKLGLFANIRPVQTFKCLLHKSPLRAELVDGADFICIRELTGGMYFGEKYQDNDKAYDTNMYTRPEIERILKVGFEYAMKRNKHLTVVDKANVLASSRLWRQIAQEMAPDYPEVTTDYMYVDNAAMRMIQEPKFFDVMVTENTFGDILTDEGSCISGSMGLLPSASTGESTPVFEPIHGSWPQAKGLNIANPLAQILSVAMLFEYFDLKEEGALIRKAVDASLDANIRTPEIQVEGGGKYGTKEVGAWIVDYIKH is encoded by the coding sequence ATGGACTTTAAAATTGCAGTATTGGCCGGTGACGGTATCGGCCCCGAAATATCCGCCGTAGGTGTGGACGTAATGACCGCCGTTTGCGAGAAATTCGGTCACAAAGTAAGTTATGAGTATGCCGTGTGCGGTGCGGACGCCATCGACAAAGTGGGCGACCCTTTCCCCGAAGCTACCTATCAGGCTTGTAAGAATGCCGATGCAGTGCTCTTTTCGGCAGTAGGCGACCCGAAATTCGACAATGACCCCACCGCCAAGGTGCGTCCCGAACAAGGACTGCTGGCTATGCGCAAGAAGTTGGGGCTGTTTGCCAATATCCGTCCGGTGCAGACCTTCAAGTGCCTCTTGCACAAGTCGCCGCTCCGTGCGGAACTGGTGGACGGTGCGGACTTCATCTGCATCCGCGAACTGACGGGCGGTATGTATTTCGGTGAGAAGTATCAGGACAACGACAAGGCCTACGACACCAATATGTATACCCGTCCGGAGATTGAACGCATCCTGAAAGTGGGCTTTGAGTATGCCATGAAGCGCAACAAGCACCTTACGGTAGTGGACAAGGCAAATGTACTTGCCTCTTCGCGTCTGTGGAGACAGATTGCGCAGGAAATGGCCCCGGACTATCCGGAAGTCACCACCGACTATATGTACGTGGACAACGCCGCCATGCGCATGATTCAGGAACCGAAGTTCTTCGACGTGATGGTGACCGAGAATACCTTCGGCGATATTCTGACCGATGAAGGCTCCTGCATCAGCGGCTCCATGGGCTTGCTTCCTTCGGCTTCCACGGGCGAAAGCACGCCGGTGTTCGAGCCTATTCACGGCTCATGGCCGCAGGCTAAGGGCCTGAACATAGCCAATCCGCTGGCACAGATTCTTTCCGTAGCCATGCTGTTTGAGTATTTCGACCTGAAGGAAGAAGGCGCGCTTATCCGCAAGGCGGTGGATGCTTCGCTCGACGCCAATATCCGTACCCCGGAAATCCAGGTGGAAGGCGGCGGCAAATACGGCACGAAAGAAGTGGGGGCGTGGATTGTGGACTATATCAAACACTAA
- a CDS encoding alpha-isopropylmalate synthase regulatory domain-containing protein — protein sequence MKHNHPKIEIMDTTLRDGEQTSGVSFVPHEKLMIARLLLEDLKADRVEVASARVSEGEFDAVKMICDWAARRNMLPRVEVLGFVDGHTSVDWIHATGCRVINLLCKGSLKHCSCQLKKLPEEHIEDILAVVDYANVQDMEVNVYLEDWSNGMKDSPEYVFQLMDALIRTNIKRYMLPDTLGVLNPLQVIEFMRKMVKRYPHAHFDFHAHNDYDLAVSNVLAAVLSGCKGLHTTINGLGERAGNAPLASVQAILKDHFSAVTNIDESRLNDVSRVVESYSGIVIPANKPIVGENVFTQVAGVHADGDNKSNLYCNDLLPERFGRKREYALGKNSGKANIRKNLEDLGLELDEDAMRKVTERIIELGDKKELVTQEDLPYIVSDVLKHGMMDERVNLKSYIVNLAYGLKPMATLKIEINGKEYEESSSGDGQYDAFVRALRKIYKVTLGRKFPMLTNYAVTIPPGGRTDAFVQTVITWSFEDKVFRTRGLDADQTEAAIKATVKMLNIIEAEYDK from the coding sequence GCGCGGGTGTCTGAAGGGGAGTTCGATGCGGTGAAAATGATATGCGACTGGGCCGCCCGCCGCAATATGCTGCCGAGGGTGGAAGTGCTCGGTTTCGTAGACGGGCATACGTCGGTGGACTGGATACACGCTACCGGCTGCCGCGTCATTAACCTGCTGTGCAAAGGCTCGCTGAAGCATTGCTCCTGCCAGTTGAAGAAGTTGCCCGAAGAACATATCGAGGACATTCTGGCAGTGGTGGACTACGCAAACGTGCAGGACATGGAGGTGAACGTCTACCTGGAAGACTGGAGCAACGGCATGAAAGATTCGCCCGAATATGTGTTTCAATTGATGGACGCATTGATCCGGACCAACATAAAGCGGTATATGCTGCCCGATACGTTGGGGGTGCTGAACCCGTTGCAGGTCATTGAATTCATGCGGAAAATGGTGAAACGCTATCCGCACGCGCATTTCGACTTCCATGCGCACAATGATTACGACCTTGCGGTGAGCAATGTGCTGGCAGCCGTGTTGAGCGGTTGCAAGGGGTTGCACACCACCATTAACGGTCTGGGCGAGCGTGCCGGGAATGCGCCTCTTGCCAGCGTGCAGGCCATCCTGAAAGACCATTTCAGCGCTGTTACCAATATCGACGAGAGCCGCCTCAATGATGTGAGCCGTGTGGTGGAGTCTTATTCGGGCATCGTAATTCCCGCCAACAAACCGATTGTGGGTGAGAATGTGTTTACGCAGGTGGCGGGCGTGCATGCTGACGGAGATAATAAAAGCAACCTGTACTGCAACGACCTCTTGCCCGAACGTTTCGGTCGTAAGCGGGAGTATGCGCTGGGCAAGAACAGCGGCAAGGCGAATATCCGCAAGAACCTGGAAGACCTGGGGCTGGAGCTGGACGAGGATGCCATGCGCAAGGTTACCGAACGTATCATCGAGCTGGGCGATAAAAAGGAACTGGTGACGCAGGAAGATTTGCCGTACATCGTTTCCGATGTTTTGAAACATGGCATGATGGACGAGCGGGTGAATCTGAAAAGCTACATCGTGAACCTTGCCTACGGACTGAAACCGATGGCTACGTTGAAAATAGAAATCAACGGCAAGGAGTATGAGGAGAGTTCCAGCGGCGACGGTCAGTACGATGCCTTTGTGCGTGCGTTGCGCAAGATATACAAGGTGACTCTGGGGCGCAAGTTCCCGATGCTGACGAACTATGCGGTGACCATCCCGCCCGGCGGACGTACCGATGCCTTTGTGCAGACGGTTATCACCTGGAGTTTTGAAGACAAGGTGTTCCGTACCCGCGGGCTGGATGCCGACCAGACGGAAGCGGCCATTAAGGCTACGGTAAAGATGTTGAATATAATAGAAGCTGAATACGATAAATAA